From Granulicella sp. WH15, the proteins below share one genomic window:
- a CDS encoding type II toxin-antitoxin system VapC family toxin, with product MNLLLDTHLLLWAAGEPDRLSAEAQQLIGNPANELFFSAASLWEVTIKSGSYRDYFQIDPTELRHGLLENGYRELSILGDHVLAAKTLPPIHRDPFDRILVAQATVEKIRLLTTDRTVAQYPGPIQQV from the coding sequence ATGAATCTCCTGCTCGATACCCACCTTCTGCTCTGGGCGGCTGGCGAACCCGACCGCCTATCGGCCGAGGCCCAGCAGCTCATCGGCAATCCAGCTAATGAGCTTTTCTTCAGCGCGGCGAGTTTATGGGAGGTCACGATCAAATCCGGGTCGTACCGAGATTACTTCCAGATCGACCCGACAGAGCTGCGTCATGGGCTGCTGGAAAACGGCTATCGAGAGCTGTCGATCCTTGGCGACCACGTACTGGCCGCGAAGACACTGCCACCCATTCACCGCGATCCATTCGACCGCATCCTGGTGGCCCAGGCCACGGTTGAAAAGATTCGCCTGCTTACCACCGACCGGACGGTCGCACAATATCCGGGTCCAAT